The Saccharomonospora glauca K62 genome has a segment encoding these proteins:
- a CDS encoding EamA family transporter, which translates to MTSQLLSSPARSGRARHLASTALAPVVWGTTYVVTTEWLPRGHPLFDSLVRALPAGLLGLALARTLPRGVWWTRAAVLGVLNIGLFFPLLFVAAERLPGGVAAILGATQPLIVVVLAIPVLRERPPVWRVAWAVAGVAGVAMVVLRPEAAAFDLVGVLAALGSAVSMAVGVILTKRWGRPDDVSPTAFASWLLTSGGLFLLPVTLVVEGVPSSVDGPAVLGYLWLGLVGGLLAYVVWFRGLATLPVTSVALLSPLSPVVAALLGALVLHQTLGSVQLVGFALALVAVTAGQWTPRTRSPLGDAPVEKAER; encoded by the coding sequence ATGACCAGTCAGCTGCTTTCCTCCCCGGCCCGCTCCGGCCGGGCGAGACACCTTGCGAGCACGGCGTTGGCCCCCGTGGTGTGGGGCACGACCTACGTGGTGACCACGGAATGGTTGCCCAGGGGCCATCCGCTCTTCGACTCCCTCGTGCGCGCCCTTCCCGCCGGACTCCTCGGACTCGCGCTGGCCCGTACACTGCCGCGTGGTGTGTGGTGGACCCGCGCGGCGGTACTCGGCGTCCTCAACATCGGCCTGTTCTTCCCGCTGCTGTTCGTCGCCGCCGAGCGGCTGCCCGGCGGCGTGGCGGCCATCCTGGGCGCGACCCAGCCCCTGATCGTCGTGGTCCTGGCCATTCCGGTGCTCCGCGAACGACCGCCGGTCTGGCGGGTCGCGTGGGCGGTCGCCGGTGTCGCCGGGGTGGCGATGGTGGTGCTGCGCCCGGAGGCGGCGGCGTTCGACCTCGTCGGCGTGCTCGCGGCACTGGGCAGTGCGGTGAGCATGGCGGTCGGTGTCATCCTCACGAAGCGGTGGGGCCGACCGGACGACGTGAGCCCCACCGCGTTCGCCTCGTGGTTGCTCACCAGCGGTGGTCTGTTCCTCCTTCCCGTCACTCTCGTCGTCGAAGGCGTCCCGTCCTCCGTCGACGGCCCCGCCGTCCTCGGCTACCTCTGGCTGGGGCTCGTCGGTGGACTCCTCGCCTACGTCGTGTGGTTCCGCGGCCTCGCCACGCTGCCCGTCACGTCGGTCGCGCTGTTGAGCCCGCTCTCGCCGGTCGTCGCCGCGCTGCTCGGGGCCCTGGTCCTGCACCAGACGTTGGGAAGCGTCCAGCTCGTCGGCTTCGCCCTCGCCCTCGTGGCCGTCACGGCCGGGCAGTGGACACCCCGCACCCGCTCTCCCCTCGGCGACGCCCCGGTGGAAAAGGCCGAGCGATGA
- a CDS encoding LysR family transcriptional regulator, with translation MELQQLRYVLAVAETRSFTRAAERCHVVQSALSHQIARLERELGGRLFERTSRRVRLTAAGEAFLPAARQCLDAAERAAAAVAAALGEVRGQLNVGVIPTVAAVDLPSLLKEFRMRYPKARVALRVGSSPELAEQVRRAELDLAFLGLPATTEPRGVEVHEFGRDRHVAVVAPGHPLAEAEEIELSRLASEVFVDFPAGSAGRAQSDLAFEAAGIDREVALEVGAVDIMVELVRRGLGVTMLPSTFVTGLSGIATIPVSDAPQRVEYLVWSRSEPRPAATAFLGLLGLPTGS, from the coding sequence ATGGAATTGCAGCAACTGCGATACGTACTCGCCGTGGCGGAGACGAGGAGTTTCACCAGGGCTGCCGAGCGATGCCACGTGGTGCAGTCGGCACTGAGCCACCAGATCGCGCGTCTGGAGCGGGAACTGGGTGGTCGCTTGTTCGAGCGGACCAGTCGCCGGGTTCGGCTCACCGCCGCGGGAGAGGCGTTCCTGCCCGCGGCGCGCCAGTGTCTCGACGCCGCCGAGCGGGCGGCGGCCGCCGTCGCGGCCGCGCTCGGGGAGGTGCGCGGACAGTTGAACGTGGGGGTAATCCCCACCGTCGCGGCCGTCGACCTGCCGTCCCTGCTCAAGGAGTTCCGGATGCGCTACCCGAAGGCACGGGTCGCGCTGCGCGTGGGAAGCAGCCCGGAACTCGCAGAGCAGGTGAGGCGGGCCGAACTCGACCTCGCCTTCCTCGGACTTCCCGCCACCACCGAACCGCGAGGAGTCGAGGTGCACGAGTTCGGCCGCGATCGGCACGTCGCCGTGGTCGCCCCGGGGCATCCCCTCGCCGAGGCCGAGGAGATCGAACTGAGTCGGCTCGCCTCGGAGGTCTTCGTCGACTTCCCGGCCGGCTCGGCGGGCCGTGCGCAGTCCGACCTGGCCTTCGAGGCCGCCGGTATCGACCGGGAGGTCGCGCTGGAGGTCGGCGCGGTCGACATCATGGTCGAGCTGGTGCGGCGGGGACTCGGCGTGACGATGCTTCCCTCGACGTTCGTCACCGGATTGAGCGGGATCGCCACGATCCCGGTGAGCGACGCCCCGCAACGCGTCGAGTATCTGGTGTGGAGCCGTTCCGAGCCGAGGCCCGCCGCCACGGCGTTCCTCGGTCTGCTCGGCCTGCCCACCGGTTCGTGA
- a CDS encoding class I SAM-dependent methyltransferase, whose translation MTTHRHEPDQRSTARYWDDFYAEKDTVWSGKPNELLVRQVADLPPGTALDLGCGEGGDALWLAERGWRVTAVDVSDVALRRGAAHAVAAGVASRITWQRHDLAESFPEGTFDLVSAQFLHSPVAEEGERESVLRRATSAVAPGGVLLIGSHAGWPSWVTSPPFEYRFPTVREIVDALRLPPRGWTVEVAELVETELPDPEGGPGHRTDSVVRVRRL comes from the coding sequence ATGACGACGCATCGCCATGAACCCGACCAACGTTCCACGGCGCGGTACTGGGACGACTTCTACGCCGAGAAGGACACCGTGTGGAGCGGCAAACCCAACGAACTGCTCGTGCGGCAGGTGGCGGACCTGCCGCCCGGCACCGCGCTCGACCTCGGTTGCGGCGAGGGAGGCGATGCCCTCTGGCTCGCCGAACGCGGCTGGCGCGTCACCGCCGTGGACGTGTCGGACGTGGCGTTGCGACGTGGGGCCGCGCACGCGGTGGCGGCCGGGGTCGCCTCCCGGATCACCTGGCAACGTCACGACCTCGCCGAGTCGTTTCCCGAGGGCACGTTCGACCTGGTGTCCGCGCAGTTCCTGCACTCCCCGGTCGCCGAGGAGGGCGAGCGCGAGAGCGTGCTGCGGCGGGCCACCTCCGCCGTCGCGCCCGGTGGAGTGCTGCTTATCGGCAGCCACGCCGGATGGCCGTCGTGGGTGACCTCGCCTCCGTTCGAGTACCGGTTCCCGACCGTGCGCGAGATCGTGGACGCGCTGCGCCTGCCGCCTCGCGGCTGGACCGTGGAGGTCGCCGAACTCGTCGAGACCGAGTTGCCCGACCCCGAGGGTGGACCCGGTCACCGCACCGACAGCGTGGTGCGGGTGCGCCGCCTCTAG
- a CDS encoding peptidoglycan-binding protein gives MCASCDGVDRTDQESRGDGLSRRALLMGTGLGIGLGVLGLGLPVARAATARNGAWCNPALGYFPNGGHFGAPRGGASHAGQDVTNSTGTAVYAAAAGTVIRRQWGGGLAGRTGNGIVISHGGNLYTYYGHLNAYRVSLNQKVSAGQRIGDMGATGNVTGPHLHFETHAGGLGAVVDPVTFMSARGVDLGGGWPSLDPGASGQRVRVIQHLLNQRGHGLVVDGSFGSVTTSAVKRFQSASGLVSDGQVGPKTWPKLVYSLQQGANGHHVRGLQTALNKRGAGLVVDGDFGSVTNTAVRNFQSVNRLVVDGLAGAITWRALVG, from the coding sequence GTGTGCGCATCGTGTGACGGCGTGGACCGGACAGACCAGGAGTCACGAGGCGACGGACTGTCCCGGCGGGCGTTGCTGATGGGTACGGGACTCGGGATCGGACTCGGTGTCCTGGGGCTCGGTCTACCCGTCGCGCGGGCCGCGACGGCCCGGAACGGGGCGTGGTGCAATCCCGCGCTCGGATACTTCCCCAACGGCGGTCACTTCGGTGCTCCCAGGGGCGGGGCGTCACACGCGGGACAGGACGTCACGAACTCCACCGGCACGGCCGTGTACGCGGCGGCGGCGGGCACGGTGATCCGTCGCCAGTGGGGCGGTGGGCTCGCCGGGCGTACCGGCAACGGGATCGTCATCTCCCACGGCGGGAACCTCTACACCTACTACGGACACCTCAACGCCTACCGGGTGTCGCTGAACCAGAAGGTGTCGGCCGGACAGCGCATCGGCGACATGGGGGCCACGGGCAACGTCACCGGTCCACACCTGCATTTCGAGACCCACGCCGGCGGACTCGGCGCGGTGGTCGACCCGGTGACGTTCATGTCCGCCCGCGGGGTCGACCTCGGTGGCGGGTGGCCGAGCCTCGACCCCGGCGCGAGCGGCCAGCGCGTGCGGGTGATCCAGCACCTGCTCAACCAGCGTGGACACGGCCTGGTGGTGGACGGTTCGTTCGGCTCGGTCACCACGAGCGCCGTGAAGCGTTTCCAGAGCGCGAGTGGCCTGGTCTCCGACGGTCAGGTGGGGCCGAAGACGTGGCCGAAACTCGTCTACTCGCTGCAGCAGGGCGCGAACGGACACCACGTGAGGGGACTGCAGACGGCGTTGAACAAACGCGGTGCGGGGCTCGTCGTCGACGGCGACTTCGGGTCCGTCACCAACACCGCCGTCCGCAACTTCCAAAGTGTCAACCGCTTGGTCGTCGACGGACTCGCGGGCGCGATCACCTGGCGGGCACTCGTCGGCTGA